A stretch of Patagioenas fasciata isolate bPatFas1 chromosome 4, bPatFas1.hap1, whole genome shotgun sequence DNA encodes these proteins:
- the ADRA2C gene encoding alpha-2C adrenergic receptor, translating into MDLLLVVNTSLGSPNESLALPPSPSSSPLLQPPSPYSPAAVASLAAVVGFLIVFTIVGNVLVVIAVLTSRALRAPQNLFLVSLASADILVATLVMPFSLANELMNYWYFGKAWCNIYLALDVLFCTSSIVHLCAISLDRYWSVTQAVEYNLKRTPRRIKAIILTVWLISAIISFPPLISMYRDPEGDVFPQCKLNDETWYILSSCIGSFFAPCLIMVLVYIRIYRVAKLRTRTLSEKRTMPEGSSQTENGLSRAAGGCTSLRMQLGENGHYSMHHWRKASELEDIELEESSTSESRRRRSREEHPRKSSKSRSFSYSYSSKHSSSRLSRSSNRSMQFFSYRRRRKRSSICRKKVTQAREKRFTFVLAVVMGVFVVCWFPFFFSYSLYGICREACEVPETLFKFFFWIGYCNSSLNPVIYTIFNQDFRRSFKHILFKKKKKNFRH; encoded by the coding sequence ATGGATCTGCTGCTGGTGGTGAACACGAGCCTGGGCTCCCCCAACGAGTCCCTGGCGCTgcccccctcgccgtcctcctctCCCCTCTTGCAGCCGCCTTCCCCCTACTCCCCGGCGGCCGTGGCCAGCCTGGCGGCGGTGGTGGGTTTCCTCATCGTCTTCACCATCGTGGGCAACGTGCTGGTGGTGATAGCGGTGCTCACCAGCCGGGCGCTGAGAGCCCCCCAGAACCTGTTCCTGGTGTCCCTGGCCAGCGCAGACATCCTGGTGGCTACTCTGGTCATGCCTTTTTCCTTAGCCAACGAGCTTATGAATTACTGGTACTTCGGCAAGGCTTGGTGTAACATTTACCTGGCACTGGACGTGCTCTTCTGCACCTCTTCCATCGTCCACCTCTGCGCCATCAGCCTCGACAGGTATTGGTCGGTCACACAGGCGGTGGAGTACAACCTCAAACGGACCCCTCGGCGGATCAAGGCCATCATCCTCACCGTTTGGCTCATTTCAGCCATCATCTCCTTCCCACCCTTGATCTCCATGTACCGGGACCCTGAAGGAGATGTCTTTCCCCAGTGCAAGCTCAATGACGAGACATGGTACATCCTTTCTTCTTGCATTGGCTCTTTCTTTGCCCCCTGCCTCATCATGGTGCTGGTCTACATCCGCATCTACCGCGTGGCCAAGCTAAGGACCAGGACCCTCTCTGAGAAGCGTACGATGCCAGAGGGGTCCTCCCAGACTGAGAATGGCTTGAGCCGCGCTGCTGGGGGCTGCACATCCCTGAGGATGCAGCTGGGGGAGAATGGACATTATTCAATGCACCACTGGCGCAAAGCCTCTGAGCTAGAGGACATTGAGTTGGAGGAGAGCAGCACCTCAGAGAGCAGACGGAGGCGGAGCCGGGAGGAGCATCCCCGCAAAAGCAGCAAGAGCCGGTCCTTCTCCTACTCATACTCCTCCAAACACTCTAGTAGCCGTCTGTCCCGCTCTAGCAATCGCTCCATGCAGTTCTTCTCATATCGCCGTCGTCGGAAGCGTAGCAGCATCTGTCGTAAGAAAGTCACCCAGGCCCGGGAGAAACGCTTCACTTTTGTGCTGGCCGTGGTCATGGGGGTCTTTGTAGTTTGCTGGTTCCCTTTCTTCTTCAGCTACAGTCTCTATGGTATTTGCCGGGAGGCTTGTGAGGTCCCTGAGACACTCTTCAAGTTCTTCTTCTGGATTGGGTATTGCAATAGCTCCCTCAACCCAGTCATCTACACCATCTTCAACCAGGACTTTCGCAGGTCCTTTAAACACATTCTctttaagaaaaagaagaagaacttCCGGCATTGA